A segment of the Anopheles cruzii chromosome 2, idAnoCruzAS_RS32_06, whole genome shotgun sequence genome:
GAGATCGTCACGCTTACGCTCTGGCGCCAAGGTTTCGTCATCAACGATGGTGAGCTGCGGCGTTACGAGGATCCGGCCAACAAGGAGTTCTTCGAGTCGATCACGCGCGGAGAAATTCCGGAGGAGCTGCGCTCCAAGGGTCCTACGATGATTCGCGTTGATCTGAAGGACAACCGGCACGAGGAATACGTAAAGCGCAGTGCGCCATTCAGAGCGttcggtggcagtggccaaACGCTGGGCAGCCCCGTTCCTCCGATGGCCTCGGCCAGTAGCAGTAGCGGCAGTGGAAGCACTGCTGTGACAACCGGTGGCAACAATGAGGATAATGAAAAACGTGCCTCGGAGGAGCTGGCACTCGACAGTAGCCAGCCGACGACGGCAATAcagattcgtttggccgacgGAAGCCGCCTGTCGGCGCGTTTCAATCAAACGCACACGGTCGATGATGTCCGGCGGTATATCTCAAGCGCCCGACCGCAGTACGCAAGTCAGGACTTCGTTTTATTGACCACATTTCCGAGCAAGGAGCTGACGGAGGGCGCGCAAACGTTAAAGGACGCGGGCCTGCTCAACGCCGCCATCATGCAGCGGCTGAAGTAGAGCAGGGCGGGCGGCGACCCTAGTGATTGCTACATCCCGATGTATAATGTTAGTTCATAATCCATTttcggcaaaacaaaaacagaaactttAGGTAAGGACCTAAGCGAGCTCCAGTCGGAAGCCATTCTTCATTCCGTCACATAGCGCCACCGCAGCGTAATCGAAAGCGGTCGTCACCGATTGCTACGGGCGAAGAGTTTCCATGGTTACGGGAAAAATAAGCGTCGGAAGCATGTTTGAGGAACAATTGTGATAAACTCTGAAGGACACGTTGTCGGTGGCGCTGCTTCTCGAAATACACGAATGGTGGTCACATTGGGATGAAGCGggaattttcgatttttactCCATTTCGGTGTTCGCTTTAATACCCAATTACTAGCAAATCAGTCGAATCGACTCGAAAAGCTTCAGTTCCTGTGTACTAAACTTCCGTTTATTGATTTGAAGGAAACAGTTATCTTCGGCCATTGACTAGCAGCTTTACAGAACGATGGACGCAATTAGAAGAATTTCGGTTAGTTTTTCCCCGCTGTTCACTATCTCCCTTAACACTCCACTATTAATTCTTACTGTATCGCGACTGTGATTTGTGTAAACGCTAAAACAAATCTCCTGCCAGCTCCGGGCCAtcagtgcaaaaaaaaaacaatggttAAATAGCAAATTCCGTGACGAAACCTAAAAACATCACACGGGCGGGGATGCTAGGGGTGCGCAACGAGGCCATGGTCACATGGTCACGCAACAGCTACAGAGCAGCTGCTCCACGTCAGGGACAAACAGAAAAATGCATCGTCTTCCGCAGGCGGGCCATCGTTTAGAATGCCGTCGGCATCAGGCCCATTGCCTCCAGAAACTGTCCCATCGGTGACTGTTTGACGCCAACGATTTCCACAGCGTTTGTGATCTTGTTCTTGATGTTTCGCAGCCGGAACGATGCGTGCACGAAGGTCACTGGCAGAAACGGGAGGGGTCACAGGTAAGAAACAATTCGACGGGTTGAGCATTGTGTCCGGATACTTACACGTGAACGGAAGCAGTATGGCGAACGCCACAATGAGCACGGAATCGAACAGATACAGCACGAGATAGCTGCCAACGAGTGTGCCTGCCAGAACGGCCCACTTGTTCGGCAGCTGGTTCGGGTCGGCCCCCACGGAGCGGCGTGCATCCTGCGCGAAGAAccgcacaaacacatacaccaGGGCTACGACCACCGTTAGGCCGAGGAGCACCTTCATCGGGTGGAGCAGACCGACCAGCAGAAAGACGGCCGCACTCATCAGGAAGTAGTTGGTCTGGTAGTAGAGCAGATTGTTCACGACCCGCTTGCCCCATTTCTCCCAATCCTGGAAGTTGGGCACCTGGAAGCGGGCCGACTCGAGCAGAAAATCGCTCAGCGTACGCAGCGGCGCCAGGTGCAGATTGTCCAGCGAGCCAGCATCCTGGGTGGTAGTCATCGTGTTTCCGGGTCCGAGTGTGACTCACTCCTACTTTAACGGGAAGGACACGGTTGCGAAgaataacaacaaaaatccaCAGCCAACAGCGCAACGCCGATGCACACACCACAGAATCCCAGCCGGTCGTTGGGTGGCTAAAAATATACCCGGGCCGGACCGTATTCGCTTACCGTGTAGATGGTTTTTCCTTGCACGTCCGCACGCACTTAGCGCTCGATTGCAAACGTCGCCACGAATAAAAATGTTACCAAACTTCTTCCTTTTCTagcgctggcggcggcgatttGCGTGATGCGTCTTCTTCGGTTGGATGGTCAGGGTGAGAATGGAAACGAATGTTTTGACATCATCGACCGCCGGGCGCGAGGGGTGGGAGAGGACGAGACGATGAGGTCATTCTGAGTTTGTCATGTGTCCATGCAAAATGCACTGCGTCAGCCGCAACCGCTGCAACCGTTGGCGAGTGCGGCGTTGGGTTGGAAGAAGTAATTGTAAATGATTAgatattgtttcgttttgttgcatCATATTGTTGAGAGCATATTCGGCGATTGCAGCGCCAACTGCGTCGTCAATCGAAAGCGCAAACGTCAGTGAGGCGGAGCAGATTTGAAAGCGCAAACGTCAGTGAGGCGCGCTAGATTTGAATTCGTCCCAACGGCAAACTGTTAACGAAAACTGCATTTATTTGGACAAAAACAATATTACAACACGACACCATGTCGCTGCCCGGAGTGCATCCCGCGGTTGCATCgaacggaagcaaaacaaaatcaaatgaTTGATTGTGCGGTGGTGATTGATATTTTGTAGAAAATTCCTTCCGCTTGTGGAGTGGAAATCGATCCGTGTGGATGTCGACGGGAAGTTTATTAAAGGACAATAGGTTATTATTTTTGACAAGACACGCCCGTGAAGAATCTGCTAAGAAAGTGCTTCTAAAAATAGGACGATGTGTGTCTATAAAGGCCCGTCCACACGCCACGATTTATCTGAACGATGCGTCGTTTCAGACCcatcgtaacgatatatcgtaacgtgtggacagCAAAATAGTAGCAATTTTACCCGTTTACGACCatagtttcagatcaaaatTGTGTTGCAAACGCATTTGTTTacttaaaaaataaattaaccgtTATTCCGTGCACATTTCAATTCGATGGAACCTTCGAACTCTGTCGTATAAATGGATCCGAAACCAACTGTCATTCGACAACAACGAACGTCATCGCAGCAACCCGGAATTTAGCTCACCCGTAAACCCAAAACACACGTGTTTGTTGGTGGTAAAGAAGGGCCACAATAATGGAATACCTTAACAGCGCAACGAACGACACGGGACCGGCCGCTTCCGGATCGGGGGCGGTGAATAAAATTCTATGCTGCGAGTGTGGCGTCCCGATCGAGCCGAATGCGACCAAcatgtgtgtgccgtgccTTCGCTCGCACGTCGACATCACGGAAAACATTCCCAAGCAGGCcgtgattttcttttgccggAACTGCGAGCGCTACCTGAAC
Coding sequences within it:
- the LOC128268463 gene encoding NSFL1 cofactor p47 — protein: MSSNSDQLKQFSQITGASEERAKFFLDAANGELETALSNFYEGENEEADVSDEENPPADPGTILFSQSESKAKAKKAPKSQSNIATLRTLNSSSSEDEEEQGQAFYAGGSERSGQQVLGPPRKNPIKDYVSEIFRSAQQGNLETMDVSEESGSSSSSLYGGTGYRLGQTEDDHQEVPSRGGRSGGSRSDRVSHEIVTLTLWRQGFVINDGELRRYEDPANKEFFESITRGEIPEELRSKGPTMIRVDLKDNRHEEYVKRSAPFRAFGGSGQTLGSPVPPMASASSSSGSGSTAVTTGGNNEDNEKRASEELALDSSQPTTAIQIRLADGSRLSARFNQTHTVDDVRRYISSARPQYASQDFVLLTTFPSKELTEGAQTLKDAGLLNAAIMQRLK
- the LOC128268466 gene encoding PRA1 family protein 3, which translates into the protein MTTTQDAGSLDNLHLAPLRTLSDFLLESARFQVPNFQDWEKWGKRVVNNLLYYQTNYFLMSAAVFLLVGLLHPMKVLLGLTVVVALVYVFVRFFAQDARRSVGADPNQLPNKWAVLAGTLVGSYLVLYLFDSVLIVAFAILLPFTLTFVHASFRLRNIKNKITNAVEIVGVKQSPMGQFLEAMGLMPTAF